The following are from one region of the Amia ocellicauda isolate fAmiCal2 chromosome 1, fAmiCal2.hap1, whole genome shotgun sequence genome:
- the LOC136760029 gene encoding maestro heat-like repeat-containing protein family member 1, whose product MKRMVKQGNTSSSCDADEEADLQSQLDCLEKCLRNKLPFFEEYLANKPQVASEDRLVILEAVETVARNEPLPDVERLIVSIISVGLSEMPVSIPNLEGDFRNETNVLSRVVLCYGFIARMSPKSDVAEVLEFDILPKMSAFFRSEDPTVRASVCVSLGLMARTVKDAGLTFPFKEELLGELVTLIKDRPTDSSSPSLCQRALDTCTILSRAKPFLRRQQLHLVWLIVEDVLTLPWLAPNGDSLQEVYSANARSLSALLRAMLRLDFTPDTLLELLKPLQALGLSVIDVKRIRAMAMITALLEGYWMEAESMQVQGSFPLGQLLASLVPRCFDPEPVIRGKAAHCIRVLLDHWLRTGGFEFGRNKLEDLIRCIERSRSVPDTCAALLQIVGKCFPRQEKERLIEGLRQGLKDNQTSSAQGSCTLLCSILEAHPTELTGLLPQVLHAFLGLRDAEERVRESAKEGVLQLFRLDSVTVVNSLINYSSADSTVQQQKWCVKLWGAILAISRGLWPLSELMALASTGQAVAARAVVDFLSENSLEALNTHFVELFAGLLPLLGPESPALDAGLSVRSTAVDALKAVLSQAQLSDVLQHMDRDRVWELLREPGREPEGIFLLTRALLRFDAPGMPAVVTSLCERYSSMGESQKICVVDFFSALLQHPHLTDHIWSPGVMERLLAICGESLEDIDSLAVRGLQTLPKKEIHRYATKQLEQMTGALSMSEEQGKPVILRAISGLGTSLQFCENGTVKKLIPKVYHQAKVCIEKADPEIRRATVVLLGALVKRAVGNEVLKKQCHGSLARLLLHLEDSNPAVSQACQRTLQQCAPALNRTAFTSLIEEHFGRVPLELPSFIKEVTAVLQQTFPGAMGVYRDVVLRYQKSRDPELRASAAVFIGALLEKMEKGFFNLIPRMRLNKGLSRLLKDQDSRVKKKAAEAMVRFLQA is encoded by the exons ATGAAGAGGATGGTAAAACAag GCAACACTTCTTCTTCCTGTGATGCAGATGAGGAAGCGGACCTTCAAAGTCAGTTAGACTGCCTCGAGAAATGTCTTCGAAATAAGTTGCCATTCTTTGAGGAGTACCTGGCCAACAAACCTCAG GTGGCTTCAGAAGATCGCCTTGTGATTCTCGAGGCAGTGGAGACAGTGGCCAGAAACGAACCACTTCCTGATGTTGAGAGATTGATAGTGTCAATCATTTCTGTCGGACTCTCTGAGATGCCTGTCTCCATCCCAAACTTGGAGGGAGACTTCAGGAATGAG ACCAATGTGCTCAGCAGAGTGGTACTGTGCTATGGGTTCATAGCCCGCATGAGCCCTAAATCAGACGTTGCAGAGGTCCTTGAGTTTGACATTTTGCCCAAAATGAGTGCCTTCTTCAGGTCCGAG GACCCCACAGTCAGAGCGAGCGTGTGCGTCAGTCTCGGCCTCATGGCACGGACAGTCAAGGACGCTGGACTCACCTTCCCTTTCAAAGAGGAGCTTCTGGGTGAGCTGGTG ACCTTGATCAAGGATCGGCCCACAGACAGTTCCAGCCCGTCCCTCTGCCAGCGGGCGCTGGACACGTGCACCATCCTGAG CCGAGCCAAGCCCTTCCTCAGGAGACAGCAGCTGCATCTTGTGTGGCTGATTGTCGAGGATGTCTTAACTCTTCCCTGGCTGGCCCCCAATGGGGATTCACTCCAG GAGGTGTACTCTGCCAATGCaaggagtctctctgccctGCTCAGAGCCATGCTACGGCTGGACTTCACCCCCGACACCCTCCTGGAGCTGCTGAAG CCGCTGCAGGCATTGGGCTTGTCTGTAATTGATGTCAAACGAATTAGGGCCATGGCGATGATCACCGCTCTCCTGGAAGGTTACTGGATGGAGGCTGAATCCATGCAG GTGCAAGGGAGCTTCCCATTAGGCCAACTGCTGGCATCCCTAGTTCCACGATGCTTTGACCCGGAGCCGGTGATCAGGGGAAAGGCAGCACATTGCATCAGAGTCCTTCTGGACCATTGGCTGCGTACAGGAG gtTTTGAATTTGGCAGGAACAAGTTGGAAGACCTGATCCGATGTATTGAACGGAGCCGCTCTGTCCCGGACACCTGTGCTGCTCTCCTCCAG ATCGTCGGCAAGTGTTTCCCTCGGCAGGAGAAGGAGAGACTGATTGAGGGTTTGCGTCAAGGACTCAAAGACAACCAGACCAGCTCTGCCCAGGGGTCCTGCACTCTCTTGTGCAGCATCTTGGAAGCTCACCCCACTGAGCTCACTGGATTG CTTCCTCAGGTGCTCCATGCATTTCTGGGCTTGAGGGATGCGgaagagagggtgagagagagcgcgAAGGAGGGTGTTCTCCAACTGTTCCGACTGGACAGTGTGACGGTCGTCAACTCCCTCATCAACTACTCGTCTGCTGACAG CACCGTTCAGCAGCAGAAGTGGTGTGTCAAGCTGTGGGGGGCCATCCTGGCCATCAGCAGGGGTCTCTGGCCACTGAGCGAGCTGATGGCCTTGGCTAGTACAGGGCAAGCCGTGGCG GCCCGTGCTGTAGTGGACTTCCTGTCTGAGAACAGCCTGGAGGCTTTGAACACGCACTTTGTGGAGCTCTTCGCTGGCCTGTTGCCCCTTCTGGGTCCTGAGAGTCCAGCTCTGGACGCAGGCCTCAGTGTCAGGAG CACCGCTGTGGACGCCCTGAAGGCTGTGCTGTCTCAAGCACAGTTGAGCGATGTCCTTCAGCACATGGACCGGGACAGAGTATGGGAACTGCTCAGGGAACCAGGTCGGGAGCCTGAGGGGATCTTCCTGCTGACCAG GGCGCTGTTGAGGTTCGATGCCCCTGGCATGCCTGCTGTGGTAACTTCCCTCTGTGAGCGGTACAGCAGCATGGGAGAGAGCCAGAAGATCTGCGTGGTGGATTTCTTCTCTGCT CTTCTGCAACACCCACACCTGACTGATCACATCTGGTCACCAGGCGTCATGGAGAGGCTGTTGGCGATCTGTGGAGAGTCCTTGGAGGACATTGACAGTCTGGCAGTGCGAGGGCTGCAGACTCTGCCCAAGAAGGAG ATTCACAGATACGCTACAAAGCAACTGGAGCAGATGACCGGTGCCCTTTCCATGTCGGAGGAGCAAGGAAAGCCAGTTATCTTGAGGGCCATCTCTGGTTTGGGCACCAGCCTCCAGTTTTGTGAGAATGGAACAGTCAAGAAACTTATCCCCAAAGTTTACCACCAGGCAAAGGTTTGCATAGAAAAG GCGGACCCGGAGATCCGCAGGGCCACGGTGGTTCTGCTGGGAGCGCTAGTGAAGAGGGCTGTTGGGAATGAAGTATTAAAGAAGCAGTGTCACGGCTCCCTGGCCAGGCTGCTGCTCCACCTCGAGGACTCCAACCCAGCAGTCTCCCAG GCCTGCCAGCGGACTCTGCAGCAGTGTGCGCCAGCTCTGAATCGCACAGCCTTCACCAGTCTGATTGAGGAGCACTTTGGACGAGTGCCCTTGGAACTCCCCTCCTTCATCAAGGAGGTGACCGCTGTCCTT CAACAGACCTTCCCCGGTGCGATGGGGGTGTACCGGGACGTTGTCCTACGCTACCAGAAGAGCCGTGACCCAGAGCTCAGAGCGAGTGCTGCTGTGTTCATCG GGGCTCTTCTTGAGAAGATGGAGAAAGGCTTCTTCAACTTAATTCCTAGGATGAGACTCAACAAAG GTCTCTCTCGCCTTCTAAAGGACCAAGATTCAAGGGTCAAGAAGAAGGCAGCAGAAGCCATGGTCCGCTTCCTGCAGGCCTAA